The following is a genomic window from Brevibacterium limosum.
CCCACCGATGAGGAGGAGGCCCGCGCCGCCGACGAGGCCGGTCAACTCGGTACCGGTGCGGGGCAGGTCGCCGCCGTTGCCGGCATCTCCGTTGTCGCCGTCGTCGTTTCCGCCGTTGCCATCTTCATTGCCGTCGCCGCCACCGGCGTTCGGGTCCTTCTCGACCGAGAAATCACCGGTCAGTTCGTCATCGCCGCAGGTGACGGTCACATCGTAGTCGCCGATGTAGGCCGAGGCGTTGGAGGCGCTGGTGCCGTAGACGTTGACGTTGGCCTTGCCCTCGTCGTCAGCCTGGACGGTCTTGTCGAAGGCGGTGACGTTCGACTCGCCCTCGGGGTTGACGAGGAAGCGGACGTCTTCACCGGGCTCGCAGTTCTCGACGGCGAGAGTGACGCCCTTGTCTTCCTTGACGAAGTCAGCAGGTGTGATGGTCTCGGGGGAGACGGTCAGCTTGGCTTCTTCAGCAGGAGTGGTGGGCTCTTCGGCCTCGTCTTCGGTGATGGTGAAGTCCTGAGCCGGGGAGTTGGTCTCGGACTCCTGGTCGACACCCCAGATGGCGTAGTCGCCGGCCGGGAGCTCGCCTTCACCGTCGAACTTCAGGGTTGCGGAGACCTTTCCGTCTTCGTCGGCCTCGACTTCGAGGGTGGCGAAAGCCGACTGCGCGCCTCCGCCTACGACGGTGACCTTGCCTCCGGGGGTGAAGCCCTCACCGGTGACGTTGATGCCGTTCTTGTTGAAGTCGGTCTGCGAGATCTCATCGGTGTTGAGCGAGACCTTCGGGTCGGCGGCGGGGGCCTCGGGCTCGTCGGCTTCGCCCTCAGTGACGCTGAAGGTCGTGTTGTACGTTTCGCTCTCGTCAGCAACGTTCGTGACGGTGACCTTGTAGTCTCCGACGAATGCCGGGTTTGCCTCGCCGACGGCTTCGACTCCGTCTTCGAAGGCACCGTCTGCATCGGTTGTGACAGTTGTTTCGAAGACGTTGACGTTCTGCCCACTGGCAGGTTCAACGGTCATCGAGTATTCGGTGTCTGCTTCGAGACCAGCCCCAGCGATGCCAACGCCGTTCTCGGCGAATTCGTCGACGGTGACGCTCGTAGCCGACACTGCAATTTCGCCAGCATGCGCGGTGACTCCTTGTGCAGCGGCCTCCTGGAGCTGAACAGGGGACTTGGCGGCAGGCGATGCACCGGGCTGCTGAGTTGCCGAGGAGGGAGCCTCGGGTGCAGCGATGACTGGGGATGCGGCCAGGCCGGTGATGGCGATGGCCACCGCGGGGGCGAGGGCGAGCTTCTTCATGTATTTCCTTAGAAAATTACAGCTGGGTGTGAAGTATTACGAATGTAACAGTAATGCAACATTCACCACACACATAGTTGTGGTCGTTTTGTTCAGCACTGAGTTCGGACTAGTCGCAGAGTTC
Proteins encoded in this region:
- a CDS encoding LPXTG cell wall anchor domain-containing protein, with amino-acid sequence MKKLALAPAVAIAITGLAASPVIAAPEAPSSATQQPGASPAAKSPVQLQEAAAQGVTAHAGEIAVSATSVTVDEFAENGVGIAGAGLEADTEYSMTVEPASGQNVNVFETTVTTDADGAFEDGVEAVGEANPAFVGDYKVTVTNVADESETYNTTFSVTEGEADEPEAPAADPKVSLNTDEISQTDFNKNGINVTGEGFTPGGKVTVVGGGAQSAFATLEVEADEDGKVSATLKFDGEGELPAGDYAIWGVDQESETNSPAQDFTITEDEAEEPTTPAEEAKLTVSPETITPADFVKEDKGVTLAVENCEPGEDVRFLVNPEGESNVTAFDKTVQADDEGKANVNVYGTSASNASAYIGDYDVTVTCGDDELTGDFSVEKDPNAGGGDGNEDGNGGNDDGDNGDAGNGGDLPRTGTELTGLVGGAGLLLIGGVAVALTRRRKKAAQDPADI